One genomic window of Cannabis sativa cultivar Pink pepper isolate KNU-18-1 chromosome 2, ASM2916894v1, whole genome shotgun sequence includes the following:
- the LOC133034820 gene encoding receptor-like serine/threonine-protein kinase SD1-7, producing MSICPTKALTISFLVTLFHHSFNTCNVLCKICQFCSNKRKTLTFADENRSILLEWPKHYQIICGIAKGLLYLHHDSRLRFVHRDLKASNVLLDDDMNPKISNFGLARPFGGDQIEGNTHRVVGTYGYMAPEYASDGIFLIKSDVFSFGILILEIVSGRKSRSVYEENCPLNLVGYVSVHTKILNECYINSECYLFIYVLFNNLLGMDFDEERP from the exons ATGAGTATATGTCCAACAAAAGCCTTGACTATTTCATTTTTAGTAACACTCTTTCACCACTCTTTTAACACATGTAATGTTCTGTGTAAAATTTGCCAATTTTGTTCGAATAAAAGAAAAACACTAACATTTGCAGATGAAAATCGAAGCATACTATTAGAATGGCCTAAGCACTACCAGATTATATGCGGAATTGCTAAGGGGCTTCTCTATCTTCATCATGATTCAAGATTGAGATTTGTACATCGAGATCTCAAAGCTAGTAATGTGTTACTTGACGATGACATGAATCCCAAAATTTCGAACTTTGGCTTGGCTAGACCTTTTGGTGGAGACCAAATAGAAGGAAACACACACAGAGTAGTAGGAACCTA TGGTTATATGGCGCCAGAATATGCCTCTGATGGCATATTCTTAATAAAGTCTGATGTATTCAGTTTTGGCATATTGATCTTAGAAATTGTAAGTGGGAGAAAAAGTAGATCTGTTTATGAAGAAAATTGTCCTCTCAATCTCGTTGGATATGTAAGTGTACATACGAAAATACTTAATGAATGTTACATCAATAGCGAAtgttatctatttatttatgttCTATTTAATAATTTGTTAGGCATGGACTTTGATGAAGAAAGGCCGTGA
- the LOC133034178 gene encoding uncharacterized protein LOC133034178 translates to MTWLDFVDVFNKKYYSAAILAAKEDEFMNLRQNNLTVTEYARQFDRLAKFAQEIAPTEALRVKRKALEAELLENDIKKENVAKREARRNNGGNQENKRKHEGNHGNDRDKKGKAVVQNNNNGVKRTYVEFPICPTCNRKHLGECKMKSGVCYNCGQLGHLKKNCPKGQKKENQAAPARVFALTRGEAATSNTVVSGQVSIYGLPCNVLFDSGATHSYIATRVIDSIDKPCDLLRCGIVTELPSGETMLSTRRM, encoded by the exons ATGACATGGTTGGACTTTGTTGATGTGTTCAACAAGAAGTACTACAGTGCCGCCATACTAGCTGCAAAAGAAGATGAGTTTATGAATCTGAGGCAGAATAATCTCACTGTCACGGAGTATGCTAGGCAATTTGACCGtctggcaaagtttgcacaagAGATCGCACCAACCGAGGCCCTACGGGTCAAAAG AAAAGCTCTCGAAGCTGAGTTACTCGAAAATGATATAAAGAAGGAGAATGTTGCTAAGAGGGAAGCCCGAAGAAACAATGGAGGAAATCAAGAGAATAAGAGAAAACACGAGGGAAATCACGGTAATGATCGTGATAAAAAGGGGAAAGCAGTGgtccaaaataacaacaatgggGTGAAAAGGACCTATGTAGAATTCCCAATTTGCCCCACATGCAATAGGAAACATCTTGGGGAGTGTAAGATGAAGTCAGGGGTGTGCTACAATTGCGGGCAGCTAGGCCATCTGAAGAAAAATTGCCCAAAGGGACAAAAGAAGGAGAACCAAGCcgctcctgctcgagtgtttgctCTCACCAGAGGAGAAGCGGCCACAAGCAACACTGTTGTCTCAGGTCAGGTTTCTATTTACGGATTGCCTTGTAATGTTCTCTTTGATTCTGGAGCTACTCATTCTTATATAGCTACTAGGGTAATTGATAGTATAGATAAGCCATGTGACCTACTTAGATGTGGTATTGTGACGGAATTACCCTCGGGAGAAACCATGTTATCAACAAGAAGAATGTGA